From the genome of Candidatus Nealsonbacteria bacterium, one region includes:
- a CDS encoding 2-oxoacid:acceptor oxidoreductase family protein, whose product MVKEYSILIGGAAGEGPKKAGLIIAKFFSNYGYKIYVYEDYQSIIKGGHNFSLIRASSDRVIGSREDIDFLLALNEDTAARHKKKLNNKKNLIYNDVFSAKGGIGVSVNKIVEEFKGIPIMRNTALVGAFAKVIGINWATAQKVLKQELPIETEMNLKIAKAAYNQAETVVKIEKLKSKPLPLISGNEAIALGAISAGLEAYVGYPMTPSTGVLNYMAQVATDHNIRVYQPENEISAINTAIGLAFSGRKTMTGSSGGGFDLMTEGLSLTAQSETPLVVIEAQRMGPATGVPTYNAIRPYLCFISWTRRI is encoded by the coding sequence ATGGTAAAAGAATATTCCATATTAATAGGTGGTGCAGCCGGTGAGGGACCAAAAAAAGCTGGCTTAATAATCGCTAAATTTTTCTCCAATTACGGATATAAGATATATGTCTACGAAGACTATCAGTCAATAATTAAGGGCGGTCATAATTTTTCATTGATAAGAGCTTCAAGTGATCGGGTAATAGGATCAAGGGAAGATATTGATTTTCTTCTAGCTTTAAATGAAGACACAGCCGCAAGACATAAGAAAAAGTTGAATAATAAAAAGAACCTCATTTACAATGACGTATTTTCTGCAAAAGGCGGTATTGGAGTTTCTGTCAATAAGATAGTAGAGGAGTTTAAAGGAATTCCAATAATGAGAAACACTGCTCTTGTTGGAGCATTTGCTAAGGTTATTGGTATCAATTGGGCGACAGCTCAAAAAGTATTAAAGCAAGAATTGCCCATTGAAACAGAGATGAATTTAAAGATAGCTAAAGCTGCTTATAATCAGGCCGAAACCGTTGTAAAGATAGAGAAACTTAAATCAAAGCCTTTACCTCTTATTTCCGGAAACGAAGCTATTGCCCTAGGAGCTATAAGTGCGGGACTTGAGGCATATGTTGGTTATCCAATGACTCCATCAACCGGGGTCTTGAATTATATGGCCCAAGTGGCAACTGATCATAACATAAGAGTTTATCAACCCGAAAATGAAATTAGCGCAATTAATACTGCGATTGGGTTAGCTTTTTCTGGAAGAAAAACAATGACAGGAAGCTCAGGCGGAGGATTTGATTTAATGACCGAAGGGTTAAGTTTAACAGCTCAATCAGAAACACCCCTTGTTGTTATTGAGGCTCAGCGTATGGGACCGGCGACTGGAGTGCCGACCTATAATGCAATCAGACCTTATTTATGTTTTATCAGCTGGACACGGAGAATTTGA